One genomic region from Deltaproteobacteria bacterium encodes:
- a CDS encoding B12-binding domain-containing radical SAM protein: MPPRILLVNPWIYDFAAFDLWARPLGLLYLGAVLKKAGYDVRLVDCMDRLHPKACGLGARPGRFPGTGHWPREIVPTPAVLQEVPRRFARYGLPETAFLQALAAGPRPDLILMTSIMTYWYPGVQKAIELLRQTWPEVKTLLGGIYATLCPDHARKYSGADSVLSGPGETSLIEAVGEQVRQGEPASASSFKQNWLETWPALELYPCLEFASLMTSRGCPQRCPYCASATLYSAFVQRPVEDVLAEIEDRHLRLGLADFAFFDDALLIEAENHLMPILEGVLRRGFKISFHAPNGLHLGLIRPELARLMYESGFKTLRLGLETFNWDRQRAWGGKVEAGEFESAMKSLVEAGFEPRQIGVYLLYGLPGQPLDEVLHTVQTVKAAGARPYLAEFSPLPGTPMWEETKRQSPFDLESEPLYHNNTFFPCRGPDFSWEKIEEIKRAAVS, from the coding sequence ATGCCTCCGCGAATCCTTCTGGTCAACCCCTGGATTTACGATTTCGCGGCCTTTGACCTCTGGGCCAGGCCTCTGGGGCTTCTGTATTTAGGCGCGGTTCTCAAGAAGGCCGGTTACGACGTCCGGCTGGTGGACTGTATGGATCGCCTCCACCCCAAGGCGTGCGGTCTCGGAGCGCGGCCGGGCCGATTCCCCGGAACGGGTCACTGGCCGCGGGAGATCGTTCCGACACCGGCCGTCTTGCAGGAAGTACCCCGCCGCTTCGCTCGCTACGGCCTGCCTGAGACTGCTTTCCTGCAGGCCCTCGCGGCAGGACCCAGGCCGGACCTGATCCTGATGACATCAATCATGACCTATTGGTATCCCGGAGTGCAGAAGGCCATTGAACTTCTGCGCCAGACCTGGCCGGAGGTGAAGACCCTCCTGGGCGGGATCTACGCCACGCTCTGCCCAGATCATGCCAGAAAATATTCCGGCGCGGATTCAGTCTTGAGCGGCCCCGGTGAAACAAGCCTGATTGAGGCGGTGGGTGAGCAGGTCAGGCAGGGTGAACCTGCCTCTGCCTCTTCATTCAAACAGAACTGGCTTGAGACCTGGCCGGCCCTGGAGCTTTATCCGTGTCTGGAATTTGCCTCGCTCATGACTTCAAGGGGCTGTCCCCAGCGCTGTCCTTACTGCGCCTCGGCCACGCTTTACAGCGCCTTTGTGCAGCGCCCGGTTGAGGATGTTCTGGCCGAAATAGAGGATCGCCACCTGCGCCTCGGGTTGGCTGACTTTGCCTTTTTTGACGACGCCCTGCTCATCGAGGCGGAAAACCACCTCATGCCCATCCTGGAGGGTGTGCTCAGGCGAGGTTTCAAAATCAGTTTTCACGCGCCCAACGGCCTGCATCTTGGGCTGATCCGCCCCGAACTGGCCCGCCTGATGTATGAGAGCGGGTTTAAGACCCTGCGTTTAGGCCTTGAGACCTTCAACTGGGACAGGCAGAGGGCCTGGGGAGGCAAGGTTGAGGCGGGAGAATTCGAATCGGCTATGAAGAGCCTCGTTGAGGCTGGCTTCGAGCCGAGGCAGATCGGGGTCTATCTCCTCTATGGCCTGCCCGGCCAGCCGCTCGATGAGGTGCTGCATACCGTTCAGACCGTCAAGGCCGCGGGCGCCCGTCCGTACCTGGCCGAATTCTCCCCTTTGCCCGGCACACCGATGTGGGAGGAAACGAAAAGGCAGTCACCCTTTGATCTGGAATCCGAACCCCTGTATCACAATAATACTTTTTTCCCCTGCCGCGGACCTGATTTTTCCTGGGAAAAAATTGAGGAGATAAAAAGAGCGGCAGTAAGTTGA
- a CDS encoding histone-lysine N-methyltransferase, with amino-acid sequence MARWNKDRRVLEHEHTDFWSYKLVEAGEPNLQRNVFPYDQVSRIDFDHKYTVLDPARNFYISDSTFRDGQQARSPYTVRQIVDLFKLLHRIGGRKGVIRQSEFFLYSKRDKAAVEKCSELDYEYPEVTGWIRAVPDDLQLVREMGLGETGILTSVSDYHIYIKLGLNRVEALEKYLEIVRGALELGVVPRCHFEDVTRADIYGFVIPFALKLRELTEEYGLRVKVRLCDTLGLGVTYPSASLPRSVPKLVRAMIEDAGFSGEDLEWHGHNDFHKALINATTAWLYGLSTANGTLLGFGERTGNTPIEALVMEYIGLRGKTDDMDTRAITDMARYFEREIEYHIPSNFPFVGSDFNATAAGVHLDGMLKNEEIYNIFDTKEILGRSPSIIITDKSGAAGVTYWINQRLTTDIGEKIDKRHPGITKIVRWIQRQYDQGRVTSISTKEMEKLARRYLPDYFKSEFDRLKAKAKELAYRLLEDFIEGPDVRSMDPSRQEPVMQALLDANPFIQYLYVVDEHGRKTTHDITHVTEKAKFEARPQVVDEDLSDRIWFIEPMKDGQIHVTDFYTSRYTGALCITVSGPIRNEDDEIVGVLGLDMRFEDLARMEEEEIS; translated from the coding sequence ATGGCGCGATGGAACAAAGACCGACGGGTGCTCGAACATGAGCATACCGATTTCTGGAGCTACAAACTGGTCGAAGCCGGAGAGCCTAACCTCCAGCGGAACGTCTTTCCTTACGACCAAGTCAGCCGCATTGATTTCGATCATAAATACACCGTCCTGGACCCGGCCCGGAACTTTTATATTTCTGATTCAACCTTTCGTGACGGTCAGCAGGCCCGCTCCCCATACACTGTCAGGCAGATTGTAGACCTCTTCAAGCTCCTGCACCGCATCGGCGGACGCAAGGGCGTCATTCGCCAGAGCGAGTTTTTTCTTTACAGCAAGCGCGATAAGGCGGCGGTCGAGAAATGTTCGGAGCTGGATTACGAGTACCCGGAAGTCACGGGCTGGATCAGGGCTGTGCCTGATGATCTACAGCTGGTCAGGGAGATGGGGCTGGGCGAAACCGGTATCCTGACCTCGGTTTCGGATTATCATATTTATATAAAGCTTGGCCTGAACCGGGTCGAGGCCCTGGAGAAATACCTTGAAATCGTGCGCGGTGCCCTGGAACTGGGGGTTGTTCCACGCTGTCATTTTGAGGACGTCACCCGGGCCGACATATACGGCTTCGTGATTCCGTTTGCCCTCAAATTACGGGAACTCACCGAAGAGTATGGCCTCCGGGTCAAGGTCCGGCTCTGCGACACCCTGGGCCTGGGGGTGACCTACCCCTCAGCCTCCCTGCCTCGATCCGTGCCCAAGCTGGTTCGGGCCATGATCGAAGACGCAGGCTTTTCGGGCGAGGACCTTGAATGGCACGGCCACAACGACTTCCATAAAGCCCTGATCAACGCCACCACGGCCTGGCTTTACGGGCTTTCCACGGCCAACGGCACCCTGCTGGGCTTTGGAGAGCGCACCGGGAACACCCCCATCGAGGCCCTAGTTATGGAGTATATCGGCCTGCGAGGCAAAACCGATGACATGGATACCCGGGCCATCACCGATATGGCCCGCTATTTCGAGCGGGAGATAGAGTATCATATCCCGAGCAACTTTCCGTTTGTCGGGTCCGACTTCAATGCCACCGCCGCTGGAGTTCATCTGGACGGGATGCTCAAAAATGAGGAGATTTACAACATCTTTGACACCAAGGAAATCCTGGGGCGGAGCCCGAGTATCATCATCACCGACAAGTCCGGGGCTGCGGGAGTCACTTACTGGATCAACCAGCGCCTGACGACTGACATTGGCGAGAAGATTGACAAACGCCACCCGGGCATCACCAAAATCGTGCGCTGGATTCAGAGACAATACGACCAAGGCCGGGTTACCTCCATCTCGACCAAAGAGATGGAAAAACTGGCCCGGCGCTACCTGCCTGATTACTTCAAGTCAGAATTCGACCGGCTCAAGGCCAAGGCCAAAGAACTGGCCTACCGCCTTCTGGAAGACTTCATCGAGGGCCCGGATGTCAGGTCCATGGACCCGTCCCGCCAGGAACCGGTCATGCAAGCCCTGCTGGATGCCAATCCTTTTATCCAGTATCTTTATGTGGTTGATGAACACGGGCGTAAAACGACGCATGACATCACCCACGTTACCGAGAAGGCCAAGTTCGAAGCCAGACCCCAGGTGGTTGACGAGGACCTGTCCGATCGAATCTGGTTCATTGAACCCATGAAGGACGGCCAGATCCATGTCACGGATTTCTATACCTCTCGTTATACCGGCGCCCTGTGTATCACTGTTTCCGGCCCTATCAGAAACGAGGATGACGAGATCGTGGGAGTTCTGGGCCTTGACATGCGTTTTGAGGATTTGGCTCGAATGGAGGAAGAAGAAATCTCGTAA
- the aspS gene encoding aspartate--tRNA ligase, with protein MIESMADLKRTHYCAELNERHLGQKVVLMGWVQRRRDHGGLVFIDLRDRTGLIQVVFNPQEDPETHERSHAVRSEYVIAVKGRVRPRPDDMINEKLETGRIEVFIHHLRVLNTAVTPPFMIEDSIDVSEAIRLKYRYLDLRRPAIQRNFLLRHKAYQVTRRFLSEEGFIEFETPVLTKSTPEGARDYLVPSRTSPGRFYALPQSPQLFKQLLMISGFDRYFQIVKCFRDEDLRADRQTEFTQIDVEMSFITEEDIFDVTERLMTTLVKELLDIDVPRPFPRLTYDEAMNRYGLDKPDTRFGVELTDVTDIVAETDFKLFAQVAAGGGCVKAINAKGLNTLSRKELDDLTELAGIFGAKGLAWIKINPDGWQSPLAKFFTDGEKAALADTLKAEPGDLLLFSADTPKVACEVLGQLRLKLGQDLDLIKSNKFHFLWVTHFPMFEYSPELKRYQAVHHPFTAPLEEDLDKLETAPEEVRARAYDLVLNGNEIGGGSIRIHRRDVQERVFRCLGISQAEAAEKFGFLVEALEFGAPPHGGIAPGFDRLIMILAGANAIREVIAFPKTQKATCLLTGAPNRVDRQQLLELAIRLDTEPKKED; from the coding sequence TTGATTGAATCCATGGCAGACCTGAAACGGACTCACTATTGCGCCGAGCTGAACGAAAGGCATCTCGGTCAGAAGGTGGTGCTCATGGGTTGGGTCCAGCGGCGGCGCGATCACGGCGGGCTGGTCTTTATTGACCTCAGAGACCGGACCGGTTTGATCCAAGTTGTGTTCAACCCTCAGGAAGACCCGGAAACCCACGAACGTTCCCATGCGGTGCGCAGCGAATACGTCATTGCCGTGAAAGGCCGGGTCCGGCCCCGGCCCGATGACATGATCAATGAGAAGCTAGAGACCGGGCGGATCGAGGTCTTCATCCATCACCTGCGCGTTCTCAACACCGCCGTAACCCCGCCGTTCATGATCGAGGACAGTATTGACGTCTCAGAGGCCATCCGGCTCAAATACCGCTATCTCGACCTTAGACGCCCGGCGATTCAGCGTAACTTCCTGCTCAGACACAAGGCCTACCAGGTCACGCGCCGCTTTTTAAGTGAAGAAGGTTTCATCGAGTTCGAGACCCCGGTCCTGACCAAGTCCACCCCTGAAGGGGCGCGGGACTATCTGGTCCCTTCCCGAACCAGTCCGGGCCGCTTTTACGCCTTGCCTCAGTCGCCTCAGCTCTTCAAGCAGCTCCTGATGATCTCCGGATTCGACCGCTACTTCCAGATCGTCAAATGCTTCCGGGATGAGGATTTGAGGGCCGACCGCCAGACGGAGTTCACTCAGATTGACGTGGAGATGTCTTTCATTACCGAGGAAGACATCTTTGATGTTACGGAACGGCTCATGACCACTTTGGTGAAAGAGCTTCTGGATATTGACGTTCCGCGCCCCTTTCCCCGGCTGACATATGACGAAGCCATGAACCGCTATGGCCTGGATAAGCCTGACACGCGTTTCGGCGTGGAACTGACGGATGTAACGGATATCGTGGCTGAAACCGATTTCAAGCTTTTTGCCCAGGTCGCGGCCGGCGGCGGCTGCGTCAAGGCCATCAATGCCAAGGGCTTGAATACCCTGTCCCGCAAGGAGCTTGACGACCTGACCGAATTGGCCGGGATTTTCGGGGCCAAGGGTTTGGCCTGGATAAAAATAAACCCGGACGGCTGGCAATCCCCCCTGGCCAAATTCTTCACCGACGGTGAAAAGGCGGCCCTGGCTGACACCCTCAAGGCCGAACCCGGTGACCTTCTTCTTTTCAGCGCCGATACCCCGAAGGTGGCTTGTGAGGTCCTGGGCCAGCTCAGGCTTAAGCTCGGCCAGGACCTGGACCTGATAAAATCCAATAAATTTCACTTTCTCTGGGTCACTCATTTCCCCATGTTCGAGTATAGTCCTGAGTTAAAACGCTATCAGGCCGTGCATCACCCTTTTACAGCTCCCCTGGAGGAAGACCTAGATAAACTGGAGACAGCCCCGGAGGAAGTGCGGGCCCGGGCCTACGATCTGGTCCTGAACGGGAATGAGATCGGCGGAGGCAGTATCCGTATCCATCGGCGGGACGTTCAGGAAAGGGTCTTTCGCTGCCTCGGGATCAGCCAGGCGGAGGCGGCCGAAAAGTTTGGTTTTTTGGTGGAGGCCCTGGAGTTTGGTGCGCCGCCCCACGGCGGTATCGCACCTGGTTTTGATCGTCTGATCATGATACTGGCCGGAGCTAATGCTATCAGGGAGGTAATCGCCTTTCCTAAAACCCAGAAGGCGACCTGTCTCCTGACCGGCGCGCCGAACAGGGTTGATCGCCAGCAGCTCCTGGAACTGGCCATCCGTCTCGACACCGAGCCTAAAAAAGAGGATTAA
- a CDS encoding histidine--tRNA ligase, with product MSIKAIRGFKDILPQEVGWWQEIEAAAARILRSFGFEELRIPVVERTELFSRSIGEETDIVEKEMYTFNDRRGESLTLRPEATAGVVRAVIEHSLAANGRPLKLYSFGPMFRYERPQKGRQRQFHQLNVEAFNVTEPFIDAELIILLTSFLSEVGLKDMEIHVNSLGCPKCRPGYKEKLKSFLKGRLDELCLDCQRRYETNPLRVFDCKVEGCIRTVQDAPLILDTLCQDCQGHFAHVRKAVETAGVAIVLAPRLVRGLDYYTRTVFEAQTARLGSQNAVGGGGRYDSLVRSLGGPDMPAIGFALGLERLIMLLSESRKLERSGPDLFIAALDTAAQEIGFDLTQDLRRHGLRVEMDYTPASLKSQMRRANKLGASWVLILGPEELKRGVGMLRDMEKSKQEELPLDSVITSLTALLARGEPS from the coding sequence ATGAGCATTAAGGCGATCAGAGGTTTTAAAGACATCCTGCCTCAGGAGGTCGGGTGGTGGCAGGAAATCGAGGCGGCGGCAGCCCGGATTCTCCGCAGTTTCGGCTTTGAGGAGCTTCGTATCCCGGTGGTGGAGCGGACCGAGCTTTTCTCGCGTTCGATCGGGGAGGAGACCGATATTGTTGAAAAGGAAATGTATACCTTTAACGATCGGCGCGGGGAGTCCCTGACCCTCAGACCCGAAGCCACGGCTGGCGTGGTCCGGGCGGTTATAGAACACAGCCTGGCCGCCAACGGCCGTCCGCTCAAGCTTTACTCCTTCGGGCCCATGTTTCGCTATGAACGTCCGCAAAAGGGGCGGCAGCGCCAGTTTCACCAGCTCAACGTGGAAGCCTTCAACGTGACCGAACCGTTCATTGACGCGGAGCTGATCATCCTTTTAACCTCCTTTCTCTCGGAAGTCGGACTCAAGGACATGGAGATCCATGTTAACAGTCTTGGCTGTCCCAAATGCCGGCCTGGATACAAGGAGAAGCTTAAAAGCTTTCTCAAGGGCCGCCTTGACGAGCTTTGCCTTGACTGCCAGCGCCGTTATGAGACCAATCCCTTGCGGGTATTTGACTGCAAGGTTGAAGGCTGTATCAGAACGGTCCAAGATGCGCCCCTAATCCTGGACACGCTTTGTCAGGATTGTCAGGGTCATTTTGCTCATGTTCGGAAGGCTGTTGAGACCGCTGGGGTGGCCATTGTCCTGGCGCCGAGGCTGGTGCGCGGCCTGGATTACTACACCCGGACCGTATTCGAAGCCCAGACCGCCCGTTTGGGGTCGCAGAACGCGGTCGGCGGAGGAGGCCGGTACGACAGCCTGGTCAGGAGCCTGGGCGGCCCGGACATGCCCGCCATTGGATTTGCCCTTGGCCTGGAGCGGTTGATCATGCTTCTTTCTGAAAGCCGGAAGCTTGAGCGCTCCGGACCGGACCTGTTCATTGCGGCCCTGGATACCGCGGCGCAGGAGATCGGCTTCGACCTGACGCAGGACCTGAGGCGGCATGGGCTGAGGGTGGAGATGGATTACACCCCGGCCAGCCTCAAGAGCCAGATGCGGCGGGCCAACAAGCTGGGCGCGTCCTGGGTCCTGATCCTGGGCCCTGAGGAGCTGAAACGGGGCGTGGGCATGCTCAGGGACATGGAGAAAAGTAAACAGGAAGAGCTGCCGCTGGACAGTGTCATTACCAGCTTGACGGCCCTGCTGGCAAGAGGAGAACCGAGTTGA
- the trmFO gene encoding methylenetetrahydrofolate--tRNA-(uracil(54)-C(5))-methyltransferase (FADH(2)-oxidizing) TrmFO codes for MTEPRIIIIGGGLAGCEAAWRLAQADMGVDLFEMKPRKFSPAHTTTRLAELVCSNSFRSRDLHSAIGLLKEEMRLLNSLIMMCADETEVPAGKALAVDRERFASLITARIEALDQVRLIREEVTDLDPSCLTILATGPLTSDPLSASLSTLIGSEHLHFYDATSPIVTFDSIDMNRVFTASRYEQEGEGDYINCPLTEEEYSRFYEALTRADRVTPRPFEKPRYHEGCLPIEVMAGRGPRTLTFGPMKPVGLSDPRTGQRPYAVVQLRRENRAGTMFNLVGFQTRLKRPEQDRVFRLIPGLKKAEFVRYGSVHRNTFINAPRHLNAHLQLMRHPSIFLAGQITGVEGYVESAAMGILAGENAARLARGLPLVTPPPTTAHGALINHLTDRTPRDFQPMNVIFGLFPPAPAGVRKKDRKAFYARRALKDLDRWLEDLKN; via the coding sequence ATGACCGAACCAAGAATCATTATTATCGGCGGGGGGCTGGCCGGGTGTGAGGCCGCCTGGAGATTGGCCCAGGCTGATATGGGTGTTGATCTTTTTGAGATGAAGCCCCGGAAGTTTTCACCAGCCCACACCACGACCCGCCTGGCCGAGCTGGTCTGTTCCAACTCCTTCCGTTCCAGAGACCTTCATTCTGCCATCGGGCTGCTCAAGGAGGAGATGCGCCTTCTTAATTCTCTAATCATGATGTGTGCGGATGAGACCGAAGTCCCGGCCGGAAAAGCCCTGGCCGTGGACCGGGAGCGTTTCGCCTCCCTTATCACCGCCCGTATTGAAGCCCTGGATCAGGTGCGACTCATCAGGGAGGAAGTAACCGATCTCGATCCTTCCTGTTTGACCATTCTGGCGACCGGGCCGCTGACCTCCGATCCTTTGTCCGCGTCGCTTTCAACCCTGATCGGGTCTGAACACCTGCACTTTTACGACGCTACCTCGCCGATCGTCACCTTTGACTCCATTGATATGAACAGGGTCTTTACGGCCTCGCGCTACGAGCAGGAAGGCGAAGGCGATTATATTAATTGCCCTTTAACTGAAGAGGAGTACAGCCGCTTTTACGAGGCGCTGACCCGGGCCGACCGGGTTACCCCCCGCCCCTTTGAGAAGCCCCGGTACCACGAGGGCTGTCTGCCCATCGAGGTCATGGCCGGGCGCGGGCCGCGGACCCTGACCTTCGGTCCCATGAAGCCGGTCGGCCTGAGCGACCCCAGGACCGGCCAGCGGCCTTATGCCGTGGTGCAGCTTCGCCGGGAGAACAGGGCCGGGACCATGTTCAACCTGGTTGGCTTTCAAACGAGGCTCAAACGGCCGGAACAGGACCGGGTCTTCCGTTTGATTCCCGGGCTTAAAAAGGCTGAGTTCGTCCGGTATGGCAGTGTGCACCGCAACACCTTTATCAACGCCCCGCGCCACCTCAACGCCCACCTCCAGCTCATGCGCCACCCCAGCATCTTCCTGGCCGGGCAGATCACCGGCGTGGAGGGCTATGTCGAGTCCGCGGCCATGGGTATTCTGGCCGGGGAGAATGCAGCTCGATTAGCCAGAGGCCTGCCTCTGGTTACACCGCCGCCCACCACGGCGCACGGGGCTTTGATCAACCACCTCACGGACAGGACACCCAGGGACTTCCAACCCATGAATGTCATTTTCGGACTTTTTCCGCCTGCCCCGGCTGGAGTCAGGAAAAAAGACCGCAAGGCCTTTTACGCGCGGCGCGCCTTAAAAGACCTGGATAGGTGGCTTGAGGATTTAAAAAATTAA
- a CDS encoding transposase, translating into MTNIRRFYVPDTAVFMTAVCHMRNTHLKSDANKGLLLTIMREVKAEKPYNMLGYILLDDHFHWMIQIQEKSASETTRIFKKKKNKYGKENQYWISEIMQSVKLRYTYRYKKLNQLKGHVTLWQNRFWDHIVRNQEDFNNHLDYIHYNPVKHGYVSQPLNYRWSSFHSCVEQGFYAPNWAAAEEPQHLIGISWE; encoded by the coding sequence ATGACCAACATCCGTCGTTTTTATGTTCCCGATACAGCAGTTTTTATGACGGCTGTTTGCCACATGCGCAATACCCACTTGAAAAGCGACGCAAACAAGGGATTGTTGCTTACCATTATGAGAGAGGTAAAGGCAGAGAAACCTTATAACATGCTGGGTTATATTTTATTGGATGATCATTTCCATTGGATGATTCAGATACAAGAGAAGTCCGCTAGCGAAACAACAAGAATTTTTAAAAAGAAAAAAAATAAGTATGGTAAAGAAAATCAATACTGGATTTCTGAGATTATGCAATCGGTAAAATTACGTTATACTTATCGATATAAAAAACTCAATCAACTTAAAGGCCATGTAACCCTTTGGCAGAACCGTTTCTGGGACCACATTGTCCGTAACCAGGAGGATTTTAATAATCATCTTGATTACATACATTACAATCCTGTCAAACATGGTTATGTATCTCAACCCTTGAATTACCGATGGTCTTCTTTTCATTCCTGTGTTGAACAAGGATTCTATGCGCCCAATTGGGCAGCGGCGGAAGAACCCCAACACTTAATTGGAATCAGCTGGGAATAA
- a CDS encoding BON domain-containing protein, whose amino-acid sequence MQKLKMVTVLFICMGMLLSLTACLTPAGRTAGQTVDDAAITAKVKARLIKDDVLKGFAISVKTFKGEVTLIGAVDSEEARKRAVHLARSTHGVRKVNNLIKIK is encoded by the coding sequence ATGCAAAAATTAAAAATGGTAACCGTTTTATTCATCTGTATGGGAATGCTTCTGAGCCTCACGGCCTGCCTGACGCCAGCAGGCAGAACCGCGGGTCAGACGGTGGACGACGCCGCCATCACGGCCAAGGTCAAGGCCAGGCTTATAAAGGACGATGTATTGAAAGGCTTTGCCATTTCAGTCAAAACCTTCAAGGGTGAGGTCACGCTCATCGGCGCGGTGGATTCTGAAGAGGCCAGAAAAAGGGCGGTGCACCTGGCCCGCTCGACTCATGGTGTGCGTAAGGTCAATAATCTCATAAAAATCAAGTAA